The nucleotide sequence TTGGTTTTGCTTTTGGTGAACAAGCCCGTTTTCGTGTCTCCGTTTTTAAGCAAAAAAACACTTACGCAATGGTTTTACGTACTATTTCCAATACCCTTCTAACTCTTGAACAAATCGGGCTACCGCCTGCCATCAAAGACTTACTCTACACCCCTCGTGGACTCATCCTCGTAACTGGCCCAACTGGCTCGGGAAAATCCACGACTCTCGCATCAATGATAAACGTGATTAATCACGAACGCGACTGCCATATCCTCACAGTAGAAGATCCTATCGAATTTTATCACCCCCACAGAACTTCAATCGTAAATCAACGCGAAATCGGCCCTGATGTCCCTTCTTTCTCCGAAGCGCTTAAAAGAGCACTTCGCCAAGACCCTGACGTTATTCTTGTAGGCGAAATGCGCGACCTTGAAACTGTATCAGCCGCGGTTACCGCTGCTGAAACGGGTCACTTAGTTTTTGGTACACTGCATACTACCGGCGCCGCTGAAACTATAGATAGAATTATTGATGTTTTCCCAACAGACCA is from Lentisphaera profundi and encodes:
- a CDS encoding type IV pilus twitching motility protein PilT, translating into MIEMHDLLQLVIDEGASDLHITVGVAPMLRINGSLNALETEALAAEDTERLMKSITSDKNRVGVSEHGGADFGFAFGEQARFRVSVFKQKNTYAMVLRTISNTLLTLEQIGLPPAIKDLLYTPRGLILVTGPTGSGKSTTLASMINVINHERDCHILTVEDPIEFYHPHRTSIVNQREIGPDVPSFSEALKRALRQDPDVILVGEMRDLETVSAAVTAAETGHLVFGTLHTTGAAETIDRIIDVFPTDQQEQVRAQLASGLVAVISQALLPKVGGGRVAAFEILISTDSIKSLIRDNKTFQIVSEIQTGQKYGMNTLDAHLLQLYEEEKISYADMIVKCQDVKAINSNLNL